A genome region from Erythrolamprus reginae isolate rEryReg1 chromosome 4, rEryReg1.hap1, whole genome shotgun sequence includes the following:
- the LOC139166332 gene encoding vitelline membrane outer layer protein 1-like, giving the protein MDLSVSTALLLTIFCCLGNTEARNYKYVLSVPNGGPWGTWGPLEFCPEGYVHGFSLRVEGNQGSGDDTALNGIRLHCTKGKTIESTVGPWGIWTATQFCQSGYLVSFSLRVELPQGDGDETAANNIQFTCSNGQALVGHGKDWGYFGPWTSRCPSTGICGIRTKVEERQINGDDTTLNDVVFYCC; this is encoded by the exons ATGGACCTCTCTGTCAGCACCGCTCTTCTTCtgaccatcttctgctgcctgGGGAATACCGAAGCTCGAAATTACAAATATGTACTCTCTGTACCAAATGGTGGTCCCTGGGGTACCTGGGGCCCACTTGAGTTTTGCCCTGAAGGCTATGTACATGGCTTCTCCCTGagg GTAGAAGGAAACCAAGGAAGTGGTGATGATACAGCTCTGAATGGAATCCGTTTGCACTGTACCAAAGGCAAAACAATTGAGTCTACAGTTGGGCC GTGGGGAATCTGGACCGCAACCCAGTTCTGTCAATCAGGCTACctggtttctttttctctgagAGTGGAACTCCCTCAAGGAGATGGTGATGAAACCGCAGCTAACAACATCCAGTTTACCTGCAGTAATGGTCAAGCCCTGGTAGGCCATGGCAAGGATTGGGGTTATTTTGGCCCATGGACCAGTCGCTGCCCCTCAACTGGTATATGTGGGATACGAACAAAGGTGGAGGAAAGACAAATTAATGGTGATGACACAACACTCAATGATGTGGTGTTTTACTGCTGTTAA